TCCCTGTGAGAGCCTCGTTAACTGCCAGTGGCTAGCTTGGTCAGATAGAAAATTCACGTTCGGATTGtgattgtttgattgttattggttttttaaaaaaaattatttgaaaatatattaaaataataatttttatattttaaaaaatttaattttgatattaacttattaaaatgatttaaaatactaaaaaattattaatttaaaataaaaataaaaatttaatttaattttttagaaaacacaaacaaactatCGATAAACCCATTATACAGTCCAATCAttgggttaaaaaaatagaaaaaaactgaaactatCGTGGAAACATTAAATGCATCAGTCCACAGAGAGCATGGAGTATAACTCTTTGATATTATTTAACGGTGGTGATAGGATATCATGGTTAATAAATAACACTGTGAAGTTCTAGAAACAATGCCGTGAACAAATTGCTTATAGTATAtaatatagatagatagatgcAGAAATcgtaatgcaaaaaataaaaaaataaaaatcatttaaactaGCTAAcgtgatagttttttttttcatgtttcactactcatttgatgtttttgaaataattacttaTCAGATAATTTTGTATATAATCTTCTTAGTGTGGTTTattatctataattatttttttagacacGAATACACAATCCATTTTATTGTATATGGTGTGCTTTGAAAGAAGCTAACTTGTATGGGAATGtggttgtaattgttttttaaaatgtttatcacttaaaaatatattaaaataatattttttttattttttaaaaattatttttgatatcaacgcatcaaaataatttaaaaacatcaaaaacatattaatttaaaataaaaaaaaattaaaaaaaaatatttttttaaaaaatacttttaaaacatataaatatacaggctaaaatatatgttaaaaataattttaaaatttttttaaaatcaagacaggaaaaaaaaaaaaaaaagccagccCTATTTCTTTCCATTAATGGTCGattagtcattttttattttaaaatgtacaaAGACCTCCCGACGTCGTCCTCGCCCTCGCCTTGCCGGCCGGTAGCCACCCACCCCTCTGTCTCCAAGGAAAAAACCAATGTGCCATGTTTCCGAAGGAAAGCTGTGTGCTATGCCGAGTGGGGCAGTTTCTGATGCACTTACTTTAATGCGACTAATATATCcataaatctaaatttatttgaattgagACCTCAAGAAGGAGAGAAATGGAGATCGTGTTCACTAGCTGGTGTTGGACATGCTCGAATAAATGCACCCAGGAGTCTTCCACCTGATACAAATCCATGTaaataccattttattttatttttgttgatcaaATGTAGGGCCAATTTACGGTCAGTTTGTTCCCGCTTAAATGACATTCACTGGGCTCACGTATTTTTGGCACGTCGACTTCTGTATTTGATaaggttatgttttttttattgtgatgaggatttttaaaaaaagttatttaaaaatatattaaatttttttttaatatgaatactttaaaattgtaaaaaatactaaaaagtattgatcttatattcttttaaataatacatattttcaaaacacatctaaaaataaaaattacaacacTCTTAAACACTCACTGAAGTAAGgtttgaatatattaaaaatcagattaaacaaattatatttaaaaaaaatacattaaaatattttttttattttttaacattaaaacattaaaaatatcaaaaaatactaaaaaaaaattaatttaataattttttaagccatacacatttttgaaatacaatttCAACCCCAACGTGTCTCGAATAAggtgtttaatttattttccttaaggATTGTCCTCTTTTACATTCAATTTACTATATTTAAATctccaattaattaaaaagaagaagaagaagaagaggcttATCTAAATCGATGTAATTTTGAAGCAATGTCATGAGAAAATAACGAAGCAGACAGACTCACCGAGAATCGGCAATAGGGCAAGAATTATATGGGAAAGAAAAGGTGAACATGATCCACCAGCAAGCCAATAAATATCGAATAATTAAAGAGATGGTTCCTTTGGAAATTCTTTGGTTCTTGGAGGAATAACTGCCAACTTGATCGTAGTTAAGTAGGCTGTCTAAAATACAGTATTCTCGGCGATAATATCTCAAGGAAAACAGGACCAGTCAGAGTTGTATCCATGCATGTTCTCCATTGATTCATTTACTCCTACTCGAGTCTTGCCTGGGAATATTCTAATAATTCTCATCCTTTTTAGACAGCAGGACTATGGGATGCAAGATGTCATCTGTTACATAGAAATTCAAAGATCTAACGAGGTCGAATTCTAAGATTTCAAGGATTTTTgtgctttctcttcttttttcaacaACAAGGATTTTGTGCTTGGCTTGCAAGAGATTTCAGACTCTTTTAAGAACTTCACATTTTCAAGGGCCACTAAAATGAGAGATTAGCATTTCCGTGCATCTCATCTTCTTCGGTCTTGAATTTTCggaatctttaaaaaaaaaagagttaaattcTGCATTCCAATCGGCTTCCGACCAGCAGCGGTGCCATGTAATGTGATGCGATCCGCACATGTGAAACACAAGCACACGTTGATGCATTTACCTTGTTGTTCCTGTCATAAAAAAGCTATATTCAGTCGCCGTTTGATAACGTggttgcgggtgaggttcacccgcaaccacacataatatcatttgataaaaaaaaaaaatgttttttattaataagacccactacaaattaaaatgaaaccgCAGGTTTTGAAGAAGCAGCATTTGGCTGCTTCTCCTGAGGCAGGAAGCTgtaacagtggagcatggctccactgttcagtgaacagtggagccatgctccactgcacagtgcgagtgaattaaaattcactcgcactgttcattTAAacttaaatcagttttttttcttcaaaaaaccaggaaaagtttagttttttttttttttgaaaaaccaggaAAAGTTAAGTGATTTTACTCGCACTATTCATgtgaacgtgaacaatatttttttttgttttttttaaaaattagtttaaggtgaattaaatttactcgtactgtaatctcaattttattcctgataatattttaactaattttattgcatgctcaaaaaatcatgaaaactgtagtttttatcgaatgaattttgtatgtaatgaaattgtaaaatatttttaaaaaaattgagttttactcgaaaaactagtatttaatattatttaataacactacataaattagaaggatatcgcatgatgacgtaacatttgtagaatttgattgcaattctaattatgttcttgccgagtccgacccagttaaaaaaaattcagtttttatttttattttaattgtgttttattcaaaaaattagaaggagatcgcttgatgacgtaacaaaaaattcagtttttgttgctacgtgcttaagaaaccatgaaaaatatagttattgttggatagatttcgtatgtgatgacattgcatatagtttaatggaataataaaaaaatatttgatatcaatattatttatttcatgatgtaataatagtagttaaatttacaatatttaaattaaaaatattttttaattattttataacctcaacttgaaaaatatttttttaaccaaacacattaaactactttttgttcaacctcaattttaaccacagttttaaccaaacatatatttttccaaaccaacctcaactaaaaatactttttataaaacaatttttttaaaaccacaaccacaacagcaaccatGATACCAAACACACCAAACTGCAAAATTGTGATTTTGCGATGGCAACGATTGGTTCGCCCATTGCCACCCAAgatgtttttctttgtaaagACAACAGGAAAAGGTCTTTTTCTTGATCTCCCCACGTTTTTATTGTTGATCCATTATTCTTCAGACATTGAATGGTTAAGGTTCATCTCTAAACATTGACCGAATTAGGATCGTGGGCAATCGTACGTGGGTTGATGTGTGCAAGTAGAGAGGAAATGCTCGTGTATCTATGCGGTGAAACAAGATTTATAAATTTGAGCTATACCTACTACTAGCACTCATCCTTTCTTTACTTCACTGCAGTggaattttaattgataaataaagtaaatttatatgttttgatgaaataaaaatttcaattcattttatttattatattatttttattgtctctATCCTATTTCTTCAaagatttataaaataactggtagataaatattttaaaaaagttaattttaacatcaaatattttctctttgaaaTTGTAAATCGAAGGggttaacatttgatttatttttgtactatttttagatattaaattttatttgaaatttaattcttaatactcAAAATAACTTTAAACATGAGATTTTATCAAGATCttccaattaaatttaattaagagacTTCCAATCACGCCGTAAATATTAAAGTTGAACTTGAgtagtttaaaatataaagaatggaGGCAGTAAAGTAATTATCATTAAGCATGCACTTGAATGATTAACAAAATACACAGACAAGATAGattaaagtaatttttcttttaaaagggATATGAGAATCGACTAGAGGAGTTCAAATTCAAATCATTGTAAATTTTATGTCGATTCGAGGCTAACAAGTCCTGGTTTAAAACGCTGCGTGCCGCTAAAGCCAGCATAACTCAATTTCAATGAAATTGTTTTCACACTTTCACAGTACCATGGGTGTTCTTGGAGTACCAATAGTTTATATGGCTGGCATGTCGCACGTGTGGTtaggtatttgtttttgttaggaGATGATTTGGTCCTTTCGATATAACAACTCGAAATTTGGTTGGGGAACCTGTCAATTCATTGTTCTATGAAAAGTATCATACCCGAATAATGGCCTGTTTTTCTTAAGAAGCTCCCTTTGATTTGAGTGACTGAGGGGAtggaatttagttttttaaaaaaccttttgttttaAGAGAGGGATTAGGAGgatttttaaaagctttttcaTAAATTTCTCAATGAAACCCTAAATTCATAggtaagtttaaaaaaatatattgtttaggGTGAAAAATCAAGGGTATTTTTTGTTCAGagtagtatttattttttcgcCCAAGTTCAGAaggtattttataatttagccTTTCAAATAACATGACTCTGGCTGCGAATGCATCTCAGTTACCAGTATAAGGAGCGAACATTGGAGTAAAGAGGCCACAGTTCTCCAAGAACGGCAAACATTTCATTTTCAATGCACAAATCAATGTCAACCTGTCCATCCCCTAAATTGAATTGGGTGCTTCTTCCTCGGCATCATCACTAGGGAGATCCGACCCAGGAGGAACCTTTCCAGGATAGTTAGTTGTTGAAACATCTGATCCAATCATGCTGGAGAAAGAATACAAACTCATGTAAGAAGCTGTCTAGATAACACCATCATTATACTTTATTATAGATTACCAGCTCACCTTCTGTCAACAATGACCATAGATCGAAGCTCACAGTTAGCAAAGCTGCAAGAAAAGGAAGTAATTTCTTATGTTAGGAAAGTATTGTGCATTAAAAGAGAATTAATTTGACACAAAGTGCAATCCAATTAGATGCTGCAAGAAAGTGCCCTACCCTGAAATGCAGTGCATGTCATATTAGTACAATAGAATGCATGACAAGAACATAAGATGCCTTGGGAAAGCATGAGAATAAGGCACTAAGGCAACAATAGGGCAGGTAAAGGCTCAAGTCAAATTTCGTAGGCCAAAAAATACACGATTCCTTTCAGTTCAAATCCAAGCAGAAAGGAAAGGTAACCCATAACTTCTACTGGGAGGACTGCcgggaaaaaaatggaaaaataaattgttgtaataatgcaagaaaaataacagAACGCTCCAGAAGTTCAGGAAAGCAGCCATTGCTTGGTGCTGTGGTAGAAGCCTGAGCATGCAACCACGTGGTTGCAGCTTCAAATTTTGGGCAGCCACGTCATGGGAAAATGCTAAAAGGTGACTGCAACTTCTCCAATGGCATGTGCACATAGCGAGCTAAGAATTTTGCAATTAAAGAATGCCATCTGTATGCAAAAGCTAAAATAGCAGGCAGCTTACCGTGTGCACATTTCTTTCTTCACTGATGGAACGCAGTCATTTCCAAATGCACGCAATGTATGAACCAAAAACCCGCTATGGGTAACAATTGctatctccttctctttcctaGTCCACAACCTGCCAAGTGAATGGTTGAGGCCTAAGGTGCAACATGTAAGAAAACTTTACAACAAATTCAAGATATAGCAACACATgagtttcttaattaaatatttttgtagaGGCTATACTGCAAGACCAAAGCTTTGATATCTAAATTTAGGAGCTCAAAATTGCACGACAGCAAATTGAACAGATGGTGATAACAGATACTATCAAGCAAAATGAGGAATGTCTGATGAAAAGCAACCCCGGATTCTAGTCACTTAGATGGTGAAGCACAGGTAAAACACAAGGAGCCTATGAGGTTTGAGCTGATACAAAAAGTTTATACATAATTTCCAGATGGGGTCTTGAATGGATAAATTTACGCGATTCTAACAGAATATACAGAAAAACTGTGCCCTATCAATGGAGAGACAGTATTCACCAGTTAAGAAACTTCAGTCCCCTTGCAGCAAGTTCTTCAGTTGACTCTCTCACATCGGCCTTCCACAGTAGATCCTCATCTGTTTCTATCTGAAAAGAACATCAAATGGTTATTTAGTTTAACATTCAAGGAAATAACGAGAATTTAGCCTTAACAAATATAACCACCGACGATAACAGGGACAGCAAATGAATTTCTAACTTCTACTTGTATCACTTTTATCTTAGATATCCAAGTACTTGCCAGAGAAAAGTCAACTGCAGGAAAGAGAAATTGATAGTCACTGACATTGTGTCTCTTGTCACAAGGATGTACACCCTGCAACCAAAACGACACATAAGAGAACCATGTAAGACTGTTATGCTTTAGTTTCCCTCTGCATGAGAAATACAAAATCATTAAGAAGTGGAACTAAGTTTAAAGGGGCTCAAAGAGTTCTTGTAATACATAAAAGTGAAAGAAGTTAAGAATCAAGGTCAATGTCCAATTTTTCTCAAAGAAAGCAGTAATTATTCTCTTCAGATTCCCTGCAGAACTTAGAAATGTGGAATTTGTCCAATTAGAAGCACATGTTATTGCAAGAAAAGCAAATAGTATACTAGACGTACAAAATGTTCTCGACAATCTTCTACTGCAATGAATGGGGGAGAATTGTGGCTTGAAATTGCTGCTCGACCACTGCTTCCAGCATTTGCCACCATTAGTGGCAGTGGATTCGCCCCATCTGTGTAGCCCTCCCCTCCAAAAACTCCAACAGCTGTTTGCAATGTCCTGCAAGTCACAGTGATCAAAACTTACTAATGGAATGTTTCAGAAAGAAGAATAGGGGAATGAGAAAGCATCCAAAGATCTAAAGCAAAACATAGAAAAACACAGGCAGTGAATTGAGAACATATTCTCTCTTCAGAAGACTTAGTTGGATgcttaaatgaaaattttatgtcTCTCGCTACTAGTTAGAAGCCTGATGAATCTAGAACTTGATATAAGATCAATTTTAACAAGGaaagaattaaatttatcaacaaaagaAATGCTATCTATCTGTACTATAACGGCTGGATATATATCCATAAAATCGGTACCTGAACAATGGGGATGTAACAACTAATTCAACCCTCTTGGAGAGCCCAGATGCATGGACATGCTTGCGCAAATTATCAACCTATAACAAAAGCGGTAGCTTCTTTTATGAGATATCTTAATAGTGCAAAATTCTGTTCAGCGCTAGCTTAAGAGCCTGAATTGAATGAGTTTCCTCTCATATTTGGTTTGTTACCTGTTGCCAACCTAGTTGAGTGAGGGGGGCGTCCAAATATTCAGGATTCAAGTATGCTTTGTAGTTCTTTTCTCCCTCAACATTATGCAATCCTTGAGCATGTCTCACCTGGATGCATGGTTTTGTAAGACCACAATACCTTGAATTCAGAGCAAAAGCCAAGAAAGAAGGCAATCTTGGACATCCTTCATTCATTCAGACCATATATGTAGCAGATTCATATCCATAATTGACACAGTAACATcatttatgaaacaaaaaattcaataccAACCAGATGAATTGTTTTGCAGCGGTGCAATGGATACAAACTCGGACCTGGACCACTATCCATAATCTGCAACCGAGCCTAGTAAAAACATTCATTAGCTTTTAAAAACAAGAGTAAATAATACCAttaatgaagagaaaaaaagattcgGTCAAAGATACATTTTTATAATGAATGGGTTTCAGTTTCGGGGGGAGGATAATACAGGCTAGTTTACCGAGCACAATCAACTAAATCAGTAATCATTTCATAAATGAACTACAATAGGGACAACTGACAAAATGAAGAGATACAATcagaaaaataacttagaaaGCAGTATTAAGATAACAAAATTCGCTCACCCCACTTTACTATTACAGTTCATTATTATTAAGATGAAGCAGATGAAATCACCAGGCAAATTGGAATTTATCAACATCCATCATACTAAGAAGCAGGTATGCATTGAAAACATAAGAGCAAGTAAGGTTGAAGTTTCTCTAAGGAGATTCAAAATTCAAACACAAACTAAATCTAAATTCATCAACGTTACCTCataaagagcaaaaaaaaataaaaattaagtaatcACACTGAGTAAAAGGTATACAGAATTTATCTAAGAACCTAACAAAAAGAACGCCTGCATTTCTACATAAAAACAAAcgaacaaagaaagaaaacaccACACGCGATTACCAAATCGACAAGTAAAAAACTGAAGTCGATAAGATGAGATTCTAATGgctgaaaaaagagaggaaaggaaGATAGACAGAGACAAGCAGCCCAAGTGATAGATGTTCAATGAATTATTAAGTTTGTTTTTAGGTATGGTACTGTGTTCTTAGTTCTTACCTGAGAGAGGTGGAGgagaggtggaggaggaggctTCTTTCttcgttattattattatttttattattaaatttataattgcaCGACTGGCTGTACTTAATGTGAAAATATCTCTCgtctcatctctctctctccaggGACAGAGAgtcaattattaatttttgcGTCTTTTGATTCGCTGttggtattttatttaattcataataCCAGCAGTAGACTAGTATTGTCTGCGTACATGGAATCGGAGTGGTGTCTTTTCATTGCCTGTTTACGCAAATAAAAACCgtataaatcattttattattatttttacaattcttaataaattcaaaaaacttaaCCCAAGCAAAGTATAAAACTAAGAATCttaaagaaaaaccaaataaaatgctaaagaaattaaaaataaagagaaaaaataataaattattttgagtgGGAGCGAGATGCCCCTTCCTGACCTTTCATGTCTGGATGGGGATGGGTGCTTGGTTAGTGGCAATTGAATGGCGTGGGAAGGAACTGTGAGAgggagtttctttttttttttttcttttttcatctcatatatatatatatttagtttaacgtgggtgttcgggtcagcttgcgcgcacctcgactaatcccacaggtcctaaaattaatgatcatgtaaatcTTCAGTGGTCATTATATGAACAAtcacatgactcgaacctgaaaccataaaaaaaacaaaccttttaaTCTCAAACTTTTATTATTGCATCTAAAATTTCTTTCATCTCATGTATTCGACTGGAGTGGTGGTGGACTTGGTCTTGGAGGAagcgaatatatatatatacgagaTAACATGtccgcgcgctgccgcgggcttataaaacaaatacatttgatagtgttataattatgaaccagcgctagataagtaatagaaattaaaggtatgatggagcaaatatttcatgacgaaaaaaaaagttatgttggtgatccaaaacttagagactgaataaaatgatttgtagtaatttacaatgttttgtgaggaaagatacagtgctttcgccacatgatttagcttttcagttaatcaaaagaaaaaaaaattacaaagctaaattctctaccaacttaatattaaaaaaaaaaaccaacaaagataattttggaaggaaaaaaacccatgagaaaaaatattgtagcaatccacagtgttttgtgagaaaaactataacGTTTTccttatatgatttagttttactgtaattataattcttaaccaactcaatattaaaaaaaaatcgacaaagataaatttggaaaaacactgcaacaattcacagtgttttaaagagaaaaattataaagctaaattcttaatcagctcaatattaaaaaaaaatcgacagagacaattttagaaaaaaaaaaacaaacaccaaaaaaaggaaaaaaaatcatgttggaaacactgtagcaatttcacagtgttttgtgatgaaagctacagtgcttccccacatgatttagccttatttgtaatgacttgtaattgtaattcacaaacaacttaatattaaaaaaataaaattgaaataatttgaaaaaaattaaaaaaaaaaccatgtgggaatgaacaatatttttttaaaaaaattacagtgctttcctcacatattataactataatttttaaccagctcaatattaaaaaataaaataaaaaaaagataattttggagaaaaaaaaccatgcggagaaacactgtagcaatcaacaatgttttataaaaaaaaataacaaaaccaaattctcaatcagttcaatattaaaaaaaaatcgataaatataattttaaaaaataaagaaataaaataaaaaaactaagtggGAAAACATCAcaacaattcacagtattttaaagaaaaaaattactaagcaaaaattttatccaggtcaatatttaaaaggtaaaaccaacaaaaataattttgaaaaaaaaataaatgaaaaaaaaaataagaaaattggaaaaaaaattgaaaaaaataaataaaaaaaagaagaaaaaagaaagttaaaaaaaagaaaaaaaaagaaagttgaaaaaaaaaaaaaaaagggataagaatcactgtggattactgttgtaatccacagtgatttgtGTGTGGGGTAACAGTAAATCCCCCACACGTTTTAGTATATTAGTTAATATCCCAAattgtagaagaaaaaaaagttgaaaaggtCTGAATTTCAGtagttttttgtaatttaacttAAAGGGTAAATTCATTGCATGGTCTTTCAAATTTTTGATAATTGGTTAGATTAAtccttatattttaatttttagtacgACAGCCCTTGTACTTGTAACAGTGATCCCTCCATATAGGTGGGGTGGAGGGCCCGCAGATTCAAAGCTGGGGGTTGAActgctaaattaaaaaatagaggagCTAATTTAACCAACTTTTTAAACTTGAGGGACCGTGTGGATGAACTTACCCACTATTTAATGGCAAAGGGTGCCATtgggaatttttttatagtttaaactccaaatgctaaaataaaataaaaataacttgacaAGGATTTGCTGGACAAAGGTAGGAGTGACACTGTGGATGATTATGGTGATAAGAGTTTTGAGACTACTAATTCTAAGAAATTAGAAGCATATCTTAAAAAAAGACTCCATTGGGGATTCATTTTTCGCCCACTTGAGTAGTCTTGCTGTTTTTCTTAATCCCTCCATTGCAAGTTTTACAATGTTTGGATGAATCTCTAGTTTTGCTTCTAATTCTATGCAGCTTGTTTACagtattattgtgttttttgaaGACAATTCATAAGAGAAGGGCCTTCCTCAGAGCAGCAGCTTGCACCGAATGCACTTGATTAGATAAGCTTTTAACCTGCAAGTTACATTTGATTGTCTTCGATGGTTTTTTGGCTATTGGTATTCAGTGGATGGATTCTGTTGTTCTTCCATGTACACGTTTTGCTGCAAATTATTCAAAGGAGACAGAAGAAGCAATGGAAATTATTTGGACATTCATGGATGCTGACTCTGATGA
This region of Populus trichocarpa isolate Nisqually-1 chromosome 9, P.trichocarpa_v4.1, whole genome shotgun sequence genomic DNA includes:
- the LOC7469678 gene encoding phosphoglycerate mutase-like protein 1, with amino-acid sequence MDSGPGPSLYPLHRCKTIHLVRHAQGLHNVEGEKNYKAYLNPEYLDAPLTQLGWQQVDNLRKHVHASGLSKRVELVVTSPLFRTLQTAVGVFGGEGYTDGANPLPLMVANAGSSGRAAISSHNSPPFIAVEDCREHFGVHPCDKRHNVSDYQFLFPAVDFSLIETDEDLLWKADVRESTEELAARGLKFLNWLWTRKEKEIAIVTHSGFLVHTLRAFGNDCVPSVKKEMCTRFANCELRSMVIVDRSMIGSDVSTTNYPGKVPPGSDLPSDDAEEEAPNSI